From the genome of Primulina eburnea isolate SZY01 chromosome 12, ASM2296580v1, whole genome shotgun sequence, one region includes:
- the LOC140806749 gene encoding uncharacterized protein, whose product MITDGPMKILNVNTATATIKGAPQMIEKNMSEWTAEDKMKANLDNVAKDILYKTLDKNMFAKIKTCTNAKEIWENLTQLCEGNYQTKENKLTAAIQKFENDKIKPGETLTEFDERFIGIIIELISLGKYYSNREISLKVMRALPKE is encoded by the coding sequence atGATCACTGATGGGCCGATGAAAATCTTAAATGTTAATACAGCTACAGCTACAATCAAAGGTGCTCCTCAAATGATAGAAAAGAACATGTCTGAATGGACAGCTGAAGACAAAATGAAGGCAAATTTGGATAACGTTGCGAAAGACATCCTCTACAAGACTCTGGACAAAAATATGTTTGCCAAAATCAAAACTTGCACTAATGCTAAGGAAATATGGGAAAATCTCACTCAATTATGCGAAGGCAACTATCAGACAAAAGAAAACAAGTTAACTGCCGCCattcagaagtttgaaaatGACAAAATAAAGCCAGGAGAAACTCTGACAGAATTTGATGAACGGTTCATCGGTATTATTATTGAACTCATTTCATTAGGAAAATATTATTCTAACCGTGAAATTTCCTTAAAGGTTATGCGAGctcttcccaaagaatga